The sequence TTCTGTTTATGCAGCGTACTGTTAATCCTGTTTTTATTTACATTGGAACGGTACAAAGCAAAAATGCCCACCGCGCTGAACAATAATAAGACAGCGATGGAAGCAATGACTAATGCTTGTCGTTCCAGTTCGACCTTGGTTCTCGCCTGTTGTTCTTTAAGAAGCTTATTTTCGGATTCCTTTTTTTCGGTCTCATACGTTACTTCCAACCGAGTCCGTAGCGATGCGTTCTCTTTCAGAGTGACACTATCTTTGTACGCCATCCATTCTGTTTTATACTGTAACGCTTTTGCAAATTGTTTCTGCGCTGTTAAAATATCGACGAGGATTTGGTACGAATCGTATATCGGTCGTTTTAATCCGATCTGTCGTGCAAGTTCTGCATTCTGCAATGCGTATGAATATGCTACATCATACTTCTGCTGTCTAAAATGCCAACGCGCAATCAATGCAAGGCTATTGCTGATTCCTTCTTTGTTATCAAGAATGCGTCGATACTTCAACGATTCATTCAGCATCTCCAACGACTCTTTCATTCGGCCTGTTTCCATGAACACTATACCCATGTTAGCATACGTATATCCCAAACCCAAATAGTCTGAATTTTTTAATGCAATTCTGTTTGCTCGTTGATAATAAGAGAGAGCGTTATTATAATCCAATAGACGGTAATAAATATTGCCAATGTCACTGGAAATTCCGGTAGTTCTCATTGAATCGATCGAGTTCCATGTTTTCAGTGACAATAAATTGTGTTCAAGCGCTTTCCGAAAATCGTTTTGAAGAAAATAAATTGAGCCGATATGGTTGTACCCGCTGGCAACTCTCTGTTTATCGTTCATTGATTTACTCAAACGCAATGCTTGCAGATAATAGTTTAATGATTGTTCGAGGTTTTGATTGACATTCATACCGCCGAGATGGATAAGAATTTCAACTTTTTGTATGCTATCTGGTGAGAGAGAAGTAAGCTCAAGTGCCGTTGTAAGATGTTCTGATGCGTCGTCAAATTTCCCGAGCACTTGAAATAAAAATCCTAAACGGTCGTGTGCGTTAATTTTTCCCTTTAGATAGTCATTGGCATACGACAATGAAAGAGCAGCATTTCCATAAAACACTCCACTATCCGGATTGATTGTATAGTAGAGGTTCGCCAATTCGCACATCAAGTCGATTCGCTCTTCCGTCTTTTCTGCTTTAGATAGTGCAAGCTTTGTTGATTCAATCTTTTCAACATAGTCTTGCGGTGGAACAAGAGCAAACGATGTATTGAACAACAGTGCAACAGTGATAAGAACGTAGAAATATGCTGAGTGCTTCATGAATCCCGTCGAGAAAAGTTGAATAATTGTACCATAAATGAACATCCAAAAATAGCCAAATGGATCAGCAAGTTCAAGCAAACGAACGGGGTCTGTTTATTTTACAAAGACGGATTTTGTCAAGGCAATATATTGCGATGTTATTGTTCCGCCGCCGCCGAGATCAGAAGTGAGCGCGGGTGATTTTGACCGCTCCAGCGATAGTGTTGTCACGGTGTTTTTCAATGTGCTAATTTGAGAGAAGTGTGAAGCGGTGAATGTTACACTTGTTTTTCCCGTAGTATCTTGCGCGGTGTTAATTGTGCCGATACGCAGAGTGACAATTTCCAGTTTTTCCAATGGAGTTCCGCTCCAAACAATCGTCAATGGTATGGATGAATCGATCGTGTCAAGTTTTTGTGAGACAGGATAATCAATTGTATTAATTGTTGCAGTATTGAGAAAGGTCTTTTTATTTACATCGGTAAACGAAAACGTTCCTGACGAATGCAGATTTTCTAATTCTTTGATATACGTATAGTCACCGGTCCGATAATCCATGGCAATATCTTGAAACAGAATTTTGGCGTTACCATTAAAAATCAACCGTTGTCCGCCTTGAGATTCCTTTGAAAATGCTGCAGTGGCTGTGGTTTTGTTTGTGTTTTTATCATACCGAACACTGAGTAAGGAATACACTTTGCCATCGGTGATAGCAACCAATTGATCATCCTCGCATCCGAGGACAATAAGCAGTAAAAAAAATGCTGTTAAATTTTTCATTGTACCGTATATCATAAACAAAATGGTATAAGAAAATACAAACTCCTTTACAAAAGCTCAACTGATCATTTGTTCGGAAAGCGGTATTGTGATATGGGACAGTGGTTAATACTCTTTTCGATTTGCATACACATTCATAATCAAACCGGCGACCATCATGTAGGATACCAGCGATGACCCTCCGTAACTTAGGAAGGGAAGAGGAATGCCGATAACCGGCATGAGACCAACAGACATGCCGATATTGACGAATACGTGAAATGCAAAGAGCGAAGTAAAACCGATCGCGAGCAAACTGCCGAATTTATTTTTTGCGATGGAGGCAAGACGTACTCCATGGAATAATACCACAGCGAACAATCCAAGAACAACAACTCCTCCCAGCAAACCAAACTCTTCTCCAGGAACGCAAAAAATAAAATCGGTCCATTGTTTTGGGATGAAACTTAATTGTGTCTGAGTTCCGCGCATAAATCCTTTTCCTGTTAATCCCCCCGAACCAATGGCCACTTTTGCCTGAATAACATTGTAACCAGCACCGAGAGGATCGTTGTTGGGATCGAGGAATGTTGCGATGCGCTTCTGCTGATACAAGGGAAGTTTGTCATAGACGATCTGAACAAAAAATCCGATAACGACATTTACGCCAAAAACAACCGTCGCAAAAAACCTATTCTCATCTCGCAGGATATACAGTCCGATGCCGAGCAGCAGCAGTACAATCAAAAATGGGGTCGTCCCAAAAATGGAAGCTGCTGCAACAAACGCCGGTGCAATAATAATGATGATCAAAAATTTTGATGCACCCGCCCAATAAAGGACCGGAATATACATTGCCAGGAATGTTAACGAGGTGCCAAAATCCGGCTGTAGCATTATAAGACCGATCGGTAATGCGACAATCGCACTTGTTTTGACGAGATCTTTCAGATCGGTTGCCTTCACATCGCTTTGGCTGAGATAGGATGCAAGAGCAAGCATGGTGGAGATCTTGACAAATTCTGATGGTTGAATACCAAGTCCGCCGAATCCCAGCCAACTTTGTGAACCGTAAACGCGTTTTCCGACGATAAGGACAAGAACTAATAAACCCAGGGAAGAAAAAAATATTCTTAACGCATTTCGTTGAAGCCAACGGAGCGGGAGCGCCATCATTGTTATCATAGAAACAAAACCGACGCCGACCCACATCAACTGCCGATAAAAATCACGTCCTTCATAGGCATCGAAAGTTGCGCTGTAAATAGAAAGCAGTCCGATCCCTGCCAGCGAAAGCACGGAAAAGAAAATCGTCTTATCAAAATATTCTTTGAAAAATGAGTTCATAGCTTCTTATCGTACCGCTTCAATTAACCGCAACCGATTCTTCATCCGGTGAATTAGGTTCCAGTGGAAGAGGATGTTTTCCATACCGAATAATCTCTCCGTATAAAAATTCTTCCATGCAGAACCCGGCGATTGGTGCGGCAAAGGCGCCGCCGTATCCAACATTCTCAATCATAACACAAATTGCAATCTTCGGATCATCGTATGGAGCAAATCCCATGAACCATGCGTGAGATTTTCCATGAGGATTTTGCGCCGTTCCTGTTTTGCCGGCAACTTCAATACCGGGAACACGAGACGCCCGTCCCGTTCCACCAGGTTCCATCACTACTCTGCGCATTCCTTCGCGAACTAACGACCATGCTTTTTCGGAAAGTTCCAGTTGGCGCTGCTCTACTTTAATGAGTTCCCGTTGTTTGGTTCGTTTGTTTACAAAACTATTGACGGCATGTGGTTGGTAAAATTTCCCTTTATTTGCAAGCATGGATGCATAGTTTGCCATTTGCAGTGGTGTCACTCCCACTTCACCTTGGCCTATACCAAGACTAATCAAATATCCTTGCGTCCATTTTCCTTTTCCATGGATGCGGTCGTAATAGTTCCGATCGGGCATCAAACCCGAATTTTCTTCCGTGATATCAATCTTTGTCTGTTTGCCGAAGCCGAATTGTTTTCCCATGTCGCTCCAATCATCCAATCCTACTTTCAGCATCAATTGATAGAAGAAGACATTGCAGGATCGATGGATGGCATCAACAACGGTAACCTTTCCATGTACGTGTTCGCATTTAAAAACTTTATTGCCGTACCGGTATGCCCCTGTACAGGTAATACTCCAATTCTCGTCAATGATTTTTTTGTCCAACGCAGCAAGCGCCAGCAACATTTTGAATGTCGAACCTGGAGGATAACGGGTTAAGGTCGCACGATTGTATAAAGGTATTCCTTCATCATTGTTTAGTGCGCGCCACACTTCCGGCGATGTTGTTCCGCTCATTAACGAAAGATCATAATCCGGTTTGCTCACCAGCGCAATAATTCCGCCGTTACGAGGATCGATAGCCACAACGGCGCCCCGTTTATCCGCCAGTAGTGATTCTGCCATTGCCTGAACATCACTGTCAATTGCAAGATGAAGATCAAGTCCGTCCACGGGAGGAATGTCATGTTTGCCATTATCAAAATTTCCGATGATCTGACCCTTAGCATTTTGGGAAATGAACTCGAATCCTTTTATGCCGCGGAGCATCTGTTCATATTTTGCTTCGATTCCGCTGCTGCCGATAATATCACCTGGCTGATAATCACTCTTTTGTTTTTCCAGCTGTGCATCCGAAATTTCTTTTGCGTAACCGAACAGATGACTTCCGCGTGCAGATGTAGGGTACGACCGTTTTGATTCCATCTGGATTTCAACACCATATAATTTATCTTTGTGTTCTTCCAACATGGAAAGCTCTGCAAAGGTAATATCTCGTTTGATGCGCGCAGGAATGAACGCGTTATATTTTCGCCCGAGTTTAATTTTGTCAAGTATAGATGATTCCGGCATGGAAAGAATGCGGGAGAGCAGTGGAAGGTATTGTTTGTCAAAATCGACCGGTGTGAGCATCACAGTGTATGACGGACGGTTATCGACCAGAAGTTTTCCGTTTCGATCATACACATATCCGCGAATGGCGACTTTGGGAACATTGCGGATGGAATTTTCTTCTGCTTCTTTACCGTACAGCTCCGCATTCACATATTGCAATTGAAACAGCCGCGCAAACAGGATCATGAATCCTGCCACAAGTACAGCTCGAATTACAAACCGCCTGTCGGCGGATCCAAAATCATCGATCATACGGTTTGATTATTGTTCAATGATGGAATATTCATTTTTAAAATTATCGGAGCGACGGTCTGCGGGCATGAATAAACATCGGGATGGTAGCGACAAATGTTGTGTACAATGCCGAGAACAATCCAAACCGAAACACTGCCGTGAATAATCCTACATCGCTTCCTTGCGTAAAAATGATAAAATAAATAAGATTATGTACCACAGAAGCGATACCGACAAACAATAAGAATTGGTAGTTTGCTATATTGAGCTCGACTTTATTCTCATGAAAGAAATATCCTGCAAGAAATCCGGCGATTGTTTTTGACAATGCTGAAAGACCAAGAAATTGTCCGCTGATCAGATCCAGTAAAAAACCGATAGCGAAGCCGTACACCGTTGCCGGGATCTGTCCCTGTGTGATGGCAATGTACACGATCCAGATCAACATCACATCCGGAATAATATTCGCAATGGAAGTGAAACTGACTATTGTTGTTTGGAACGTAACAAGAAGAAGCGTGATAAGAATTAAGCGTACGTGTTTCGGCATCAAGGTAGAATGTTTACGACTAATTTTTAGATTATTTTATGAAAATTACAGTAATTTGAATCAAGATGCAAAACTTTGCTTGCATCTTGCCCCAACTTTCCTAACTTTATTGTTATCAATGAGCACGATCTTTACATATCTCGATTCGCCGAACGAAAAGCTGTTTTTCTCCCGCAATGATAGTTCCGATCCTCGCATGGGCGACATTGTGCTGCGTGGTGAGAAGAAATTTACGAACGATATTGCTATTGGCATTGTCGGGGTGCCGACCGATGAAGGAGTAAAGCGGAATGGTGGAAGAATTGGAGCAAAAGACGGTCCAGATGCAATCCGAACGGAATTTTATAAACGGACACCGTTTGTGATCGGCAAAGAGAAATCCCCTTCAGTTGTTCCGGTTTTTGATTTTGGCGATGTGAAATGCGGCAAGACCCTTGAAGAGACCCACGAAAATCTCACCGAAGTTGTTCAGACACTGGTAAGCGCGGGAATTGTTCCGATCGTTCTCGGCGGCGGACATGATATCGCTTTTCCGAATTTTCTTGGATTTTCAACCGGAAAAAAGAACGTTGGTGTTATTAATATCGATACACATCTTGATTACCGCAAACCGATACCGAAGCGGAACAGCAGCACTTCGTTTCGGCAAATGCTGGATCATCAGAGCTCTGCATTGAACGCCATGAATCTTGTTGAAGTTGGAATTCAATCATTCGCAAATGCAACCGATCACTATTCAGAATTGATTGAACGGGGAGCGACAGTCTTTTCGCTGCGAGATGTTCGTGCGGATGGAATTACCAAAACATTGGAGTTGGCATATGAACTTGCCACCTCTTCTGTTGATTCACTCTATATCAGTTTTGATCTAGATGTTGTGAATGGCACTGATTCACCGGGAGTGAGTGCACCATTGCCGACAGGATTTACTGCGGAGGAGTTTCTGACCGCAGCTCTTTTTGCCGGAAAACGCCGTAAAACAAAACTCATCGACATTGTTGAAATGAATCCCAAATATGATCAAGACGGCCGCACGGCAAAACTTGCCGCACTGGCTATGATGTATTTCCTCACCGGTTTTGCCAATCGATAAATGCTTTTCTGTGTCTCAGTGTCTCTGTGGTTATGCAATAGCTTTTTTCAACGTTAACACAGTTATTTCTGATCTCGCTCCGACTCGAACTGGAGGCCCCCAATATCCGGTTCCTTTGCTCACATACGCCCAGGTTTTCTCACCATATTTATTCAATCCTTTAATGAACGGCTGACCGATCGTTGCTACAAGGTTCCACGGAAAGAACTGTCCACCATGTGTATGTCCCATTAAGACGAGATCAAGATCGAGGTCGTTCACATGAAACAATGTGCGTGGTTGGTGAGCCAAAAGAATTTTTGCTAACTCTTTCGGTGCTCCGTTCAAGGCTTTTGCCGGATCGGATTTATGTACGGGAGAAAATCCACCACCGCTGTAATCGGTAACGCCGGCTAAAATAAATGATGCACCGTTTTTGGTTACGTAACGATGTTCATTCATTAGCACATCGTAACCCATATCGCGTGCGTGTGTAACCCATTGCTCAACACCCGAATAATATTCATGATTTCCGGTAATAAAGAATTTTCCGTGCGGTGCATACACATTGGCGAGAGGTTCAAGATCATATTTTAAATGTGGAACAGATCCGTCGGCCATATCGCCGGTGAAAGCAATCAGATCGGGAGAAAGTTTCTTTACTTCTTCAGCGATGGTTTCAATAAAATCCCGTTTAATGGTCAGCCCGGCATGAATATCACTGATCTGCACAATTCTGAATCCATCAAACTCCTGCGGAAGTTTTGCGATGGGGATATCGACGTTGACGATTCCAGGTTTTTTCCTTGCTTCGTACACTCCGTAAGCAGTAAGCGTGCTGGCAATACCGAGAATTCCCAGGTTAGTTGTTTGCAGCAGAAATTCCCGTTTAGCAGCATCAACTGCTTCGGGAGCGGAAGAGAAGAGAGAAAATAATTTTTGCCCACCGATTCCGAACATCCAGACAATATCACGGAAGAAGAGTGAAACAAAGACAAACGACAAAAATCCGAGGGAGAGATAACCGATCCAGGAAAGCGAATCGCTGATCCGTTCGGCGAAGCGCATAAAGATGAATGTGCTAAAGGGGATCATGAACATCAAAATCAATCCACCCCAAGCAAGTTGTTTGTATGGTGCTTGTAGTTGAAAGGGTGCGATAAGCCTCCATCCCATATACGAAATACCAATGCCGTACACGGTAAGAATGATTCCCATCCAAACCAGATACATTGTCGTTTGACTCATAGTTCTTTTTCGTTTTGTTGTTGAATGTTGTGACACGAAAGTTCCTTGTGTGCTGCTATAGGGTACGTTTATTTTACAATCTTAAGTTGAAACATCGGAGTCTTGAACACACCGTACATCCGCACCCATAAGAGCAGAAATGCTTCTGTTCCGCGCGCGTTTGTTATATCTCCCAGATCGAGAATGTTTTCACTCTTCCATCCGAATGTTTGCAATAGTGCAACAATCTTTGCTTTCGCTTCGGCATCATTCCCGCAGATTGGCAATGTATGATCGCCATTGTTCACCAACGAGGGATTCACCATTAATGGATGGGAGAGTGTGTTCAAAGCTTTCACCACTTTCACATTCGGATAAGCCCGTTGTATTTGTTCGCCGAGCGAATCAGTATTGGATACACTCAAGAATGGGGGGAAGCCTTTGGAGAAATCCAGCGGATTGGAAATATCGATCAATACTTTCTCATTGAGATTTTTTTCTCCTGCTGCAGCAATGGCCGGAAGCGAACCAATGCCAGTAGTTGCGTTCACCAACAGTTCACCGAACGCACCAACATCAGCAAAAGTACCGAGTTTCACGGAGTTGTTCTGAGAATACCATTCTTTAAATGAAATATTCCCCATGTTGTCACCCTCGGTTCTATTCTTTGTTTCTTCCACATTACGCGTACCTAACATAACCGTGTGGCCGAGTGAAACAAATTTAGCAGCAATTGATCTTGCAACGCCGCCGGTACCAAAGATTCCAATGTTCATTACGTTTTCTCCTGTTGTGAGGTTGAATATAAAATAGTGCAGTGGGTTATTGAGATTTCAAGTTTCAGGATTCAAGTAAAAGTCAGTTTTTCATTGACCAATGAATCTTGAGACATGAATCCTAAAACATTTTTATGCTTCTTTCTTTTCATCGCCGGGATAATATCCGCAGCGGCGTTTCCATTCCGCTTTAAACTCTTCGCGCTCTTCTGGAGTCATCGCGGCCAGCTTTTCTTCCATTTTATGTTTCCAGCGGTGCGACTTCCACCCTCCACTATGCCCATGCCATCCACGTACAAGAATGTGCGAGAGCAGCAGCAGACCCATTGCCTGCCAATACGTAACAGTCGGTCCATGGAAAATTTCCGGTATCAACCAGTTCCATAATTCCATTACCGCAAATCCGAACAATGCAACCATTGCGATGACGAACAGGACGAACTTTGCAACTTTTGCGATCCACCAGTATTTCATTGTTGTATCTCCTTACGTTTAAATTTCAATGATCAAATCTCAAATTCCAAATGATATTCCATGTATGATTCCAACAGACATGTTTGGTATTTCTATTTTGGAATTTGGTGCTTTTCAATATTTAGGTTTCAAATTCATCATACATCTCCTGCAGTTTTTCTCGCAGGAAAAGCACCGCATATCGTTTCCTTGAGAGGAGCGTATTCTGCGGTTCGCCTGTAATTTCGGCGATCTCTTTAAAACTTTTTCCTTCCAACTCATGCATCACAAACACCTGCTTCTGTTCCTCTGGCAGTTCGTCCAGCGCTTCTGCAAGTTCCGTCCAGACGAGAGAACGTGCGTAGACCTGATCGGGATTCTGCGTTGGATCGTAGAGAATATCTTCCAAATTCAGTGGCAGCGAAGGATCAGTAAGATCACGCGGAAGCGACTCCGGACGTTTCTTCCGGTACCAATCGATCACTTTATTTCGGGCAACGGTAAAGAGCCACGATGTCATTTTTTCGATCGGTTCTGTAACGCTGTAACTGGAGAGCAGCTGATAGAAGACATCTTCCATAATATCTTCAGCATCCTCATTCGTCCGCACGCGCCGGCGAATAAAATCGAACAGGCGCTTGCGTTCCGTCCGGAATGTCTGTTCCGCCGCAATGTGGGAGTGAGGCTGTTTCTCTAATGCGATCGCATTAACCACAGAATGTTCCGTATTGTTATTAGTTGTACTCACACTATCAGACGATGATGGATAGAAGATATTGTATTTTGATGAAACAGATTACGCAGATTCTTAATCAGATTCTCGTTTAGATTACACAGATTATTACTCAGATAAAACAGAAAACCCCGAATAGTGATCCGGGGTTCCAGGGTAATAAATTTTAATGTGCTGTTACATCCTTACTCCGAACACCACTCTCCATCGATAACCAATCTCTTTATCATTTGGTCGAACAGGATCTTTGACATAGATTGGAAAATAAACACCAAATCCTATCGGTCCTGAACTAAAACCGGGAAGGGAGATATTTCCAATATTGAGTTGTACTCCAACCCCGGCATCATAATAGAATTGTTTGAAACGAGTAGAGGTTGAATCCCATAAGGTTCCCGCATCGGCAAACATGACGAATGGGCCTTGTGAGAGTGAAAAATTTAATGCAGCAATATTCAACGCTGTCGTATCACGTTGAAGGAAAAGATTACCCCCGCCGGTTTTGATGAAATTATCCCGAAGCGATCTGCCGACAAGCGGAGTGCGGTGAGACCAGCTATCAAATTTTTCAAGAGGTGAGGCTTGTGTAAGCGAGTAGGTTGTTTGCACCGGCACAACACCTGTTGAACTTCCTCCAAACAATCTCCAATTGATTTTCATTCCAAAGAATGAATGTTCGAGTTTTGTTTCTGTTGTTAATTTTGAATAACTAAACGATGACGTCGGAACTCCAAACTCATCTTCCATTCGTATGATGAATTTTCCCCAAGAATAATTTTCAAAATATTTTAGGGTGATGAATCCGGCATCAAGGCGTCCGGTTCGATTCCACTCTGATGGATTGTCGAGATAGCGGTCATCAGTCACACAAATAGAAATGATCCTTGTATTCAAAATAAACGTCCGCCTGAAACTGCGCGCAAGACTTTTTCTGAATTCAAATGTTTTTTCAATATTCCACTGGCCTCCATTAAAACCATCTAAACGGAACAAACGGGCCGAAGTGGTCAACTGAGGATCGAAAACTCTGAGTGGAGTAGAATAGGATAACTGATAGTCCGGCACATTAGATCGTGTTCCGCCATTCAACATCAATGAAATAGTATTATCTGTGGACATGTAATTCCCCGTTATTGAAGTACCGAGTTCAATACCGTCGCGAAGATTGAAGCTGAGTGCAGGTGCAGCGTTAATGCGGTATGCATCGAGTGGGAAAGTAAAGAGATTAGCAATGTTCAATCCGTAGTCGAACACAACAGGCGGTATGCACCAGGAGTTGTTTAAACGATCAATATCGGAAAGCTTCATTTCAGGATCGATCACAACGTTCAAAATTTTTGCCGGTAATGTGTCGAGAATAATCTCCGCGCTTCTTCCTTTGCTCCACACGGTTTCCGAAAAACGAATATCCCGAATTGTTCCATCGTCAAGCGTAAGGCGAAGTGTTCCCGGCATCACAGCTTGTTCTTTATTTTCCAAAATGATTGTTGACTTCCAATACCCTTTACGCTCTTCATTTTGTACGTTGTTTACCGCCATGTCCAGTTTCCATGTTTGATTAAACCATTGATTCCAGAACCAATCAAGATCTTGTCCGGCCACGTCTTCCATTGTGTTGAAGAAATCTTCCGGATAAGGATGTTTTAAAAGCCATCGCGAATAATATTCATTTATTCCTTTGGAAAAGAGCTCTTTTCCTAACACATCTTCGAGCATCACAAGTACCGATCCTGGTTTTTGATATGCCATCACTCCATACTGGGAAGATGGAATCAAATATGGATGAGACATGATATCGGCCTCATCGTTCTCCAGGGCAGAAAGCAGGTATAGTCGTTGTTCCAATAGCCGTATATTTGTTTCCGGCAGATTCATCCATGAATATTTTTTTAAAAATTCTTGATGGATTAGTCCGTTATTCCCGTATCGAGCTTCTGCTGCTGTTGCAGTAATGAACGTGTTGAAACCTTCGTCCATAAACGGATAATTTGTTTCGTTACTCCCGATCATCATCGGATACCATTCATGCCCCAATTCGTGTGCAATGGTATAATACAGCAAGTTAATTACAGCGTCGCCCGATTCGGCGAAAATCATCATCGGGTATTCCATACCGGTGACAGGACCTGAAACAATAGTCGCTTGCGGATAGATATATTTTCCAAAGTTTTTAGAAAAATGTTCAATGGAATGTTTTGCCATTTGCGCCCCTTCATCCCAATTAGATGCATCATCCATCAACAAAGGAAAAGATGCACGGTATTCATCAGGATGATAAAACGCATAAATACGCACGCCGTTATTTGTGACTGTACCATCCCACACAAAGTTTGGGGATGCCGCCCACGCAAAATCCCGCACATTCTCAACAGAAAATTTCCAGGTGGTCGAATCACTGCTTATCAAATCACTCGTAGAATCAATCTCTGAAGGAAGAATGATACGTGATGTAGAATCGGTCGAAAGAGAATTGAAGCGTTGCAACTGCAATGGAGTAAGAACTTCAGTTGGATTCAGCAATGTCCCGGTCGAAGCAAGAATGAAGTTTTTCGGTACTGTCAATTCTACATTCCAATTCCCGTATTCATTATAGAACTCAGCAATGCCAAGATATTGTGTTCGATCCCATCCTCGAACATCGTCATACACGGCAATTTGTGGATACCATTGGCAAATACCAAAATCTTTCCCATCAGATCCTGTACGAAGTTCCGCATCTTTCGGTATTTCATAATTCCATTGTACAGAGATTGTTATCGATGATTTGGGAAGTAATGGTATGGACAAAGGTGTTTCCATGATTGTTT is a genomic window of Bacteroidota bacterium containing:
- a CDS encoding M1 family aminopeptidase; translated protein: MKNFYPVLLIVLLFNNVSSAKESIRLSNGKPSAVYWQQQIDYNIKATLNAEKKILSGTGTITYYNNSPDTLFTIVWHLYQNVFRKDSSPRKNDAHSSRAYSVTKGIEIETLSVNGSAVTPKVDETIMETPLSIPLLPKSSITISVQWNYEIPKDAELRTGSDGKDFGICQWYPQIAVYDDVRGWDRTQYLGIAEFYNEYGNWNVELTVPKNFILASTGTLLNPTEVLTPLQLQRFNSLSTDSTSRIILPSEIDSTSDLISSDSTTWKFSVENVRDFAWAASPNFVWDGTVTNNGVRIYAFYHPDEYRASFPLLMDDASNWDEGAQMAKHSIEHFSKNFGKYIYPQATIVSGPVTGMEYPMMIFAESGDAVINLLYYTIAHELGHEWYPMMIGSNETNYPFMDEGFNTFITATAAEARYGNNGLIHQEFLKKYSWMNLPETNIRLLEQRLYLLSALENDEADIMSHPYLIPSSQYGVMAYQKPGSVLVMLEDVLGKELFSKGINEYYSRWLLKHPYPEDFFNTMEDVAGQDLDWFWNQWFNQTWKLDMAVNNVQNEERKGYWKSTIILENKEQAVMPGTLRLTLDDGTIRDIRFSETVWSKGRSAEIILDTLPAKILNVVIDPEMKLSDIDRLNNSWCIPPVVFDYGLNIANLFTFPLDAYRINAAPALSFNLRDGIELGTSITGNYMSTDNTISLMLNGGTRSNVPDYQLSYSTPLRVFDPQLTTSARLFRLDGFNGGQWNIEKTFEFRKSLARSFRRTFILNTRIISICVTDDRYLDNPSEWNRTGRLDAGFITLKYFENYSWGKFIIRMEDEFGVPTSSFSYSKLTTETKLEHSFFGMKINWRLFGGSSTGVVPVQTTYSLTQASPLEKFDSWSHRTPLVGRSLRDNFIKTGGGNLFLQRDTTALNIAALNFSLSQGPFVMFADAGTLWDSTSTRFKQFYYDAGVGVQLNIGNISLPGFSSGPIGFGVYFPIYVKDPVRPNDKEIGYRWRVVFGVRM
- a CDS encoding sigma-70 family RNA polymerase sigma factor, with product MVNAIALEKQPHSHIAAEQTFRTERKRLFDFIRRRVRTNEDAEDIMEDVFYQLLSSYSVTEPIEKMTSWLFTVARNKVIDWYRKKRPESLPRDLTDPSLPLNLEDILYDPTQNPDQVYARSLVWTELAEALDELPEEQKQVFVMHELEGKSFKEIAEITGEPQNTLLSRKRYAVLFLREKLQEMYDEFET